One genomic segment of Synchiropus splendidus isolate RoL2022-P1 chromosome 16, RoL_Sspl_1.0, whole genome shotgun sequence includes these proteins:
- the cga gene encoding glycoprotein hormones alpha chain has translation MKVTGTMMGSIKSTCISLLLLTFLLIMADSYANTDFSSDGCEECSLKRHKISINDRPIFQCSGCCFSRAYPTPFASTMNMDTRKNITSEATCCVAKNFNEVQMGIKGARLRNHTECHCSTCHYHKI, from the exons ATGAAG GTGACAGGAACCATGATGGGATCAATAAAATCCACCTGCAtttctctacttttgctgacctttCTCCTCATCATGGCAGATTCTTATGCCAACACAGATTTCTCCAGCG ACGGCTGCGAAGAGTGTTCCCTGAAAAGGCACAAAATTTCCATCAACGATCGCCCCATCTTCCAGTGCTcgggctgctgcttctccagggCTTACCCTACACCTTTTGCATCCACGATGAACATGGACACCCGAAAGAACATCACCTCAGAGGCAACGTGCTGCGTGGCAAAGAATTTCAATGAGGTTCAG ATGGGCATAAAAGGTGCAAGACTGAGGAACCACACTGAATGTCACTGCAGCACCTGCCACTACCACAAGATATGA
- the znf292a gene encoding zinc finger protein 292a, translating into MAEGETEKEYDTRRANDELRERFQALSTTLKESSQPPLEASLRFCQDFCQVLVEHAGRWKTDEDPLPLLEVYTAAILSFAHASSCLSSECENVPLLLEKLALSCAELVLLLPQQVPGALWEEFQSSIKSAQSLLQESGSMKLCLLSVLAQQNGAWSNPTLCDILSNSDPQPEKVHEYLEMEGPTLLKMRIKHLIKMDSPDKAALLAKTCSDYAGYEGKGTFKATFLLCICMSKSQEELMDEISSIDCKDALEMICNLESDGDEKGALCLCSAFLKRQLLQGEVYCAWELTLFWSKLLMRIETPADSFLKHCKEMALLCRSVCHILFLIKVIQNEIGEVGLPVCVEMCIQALKMTSSDHKDSKSTICKTIYCLLPTDLEVKRACQLTEFLLQPTVDSYYAVESLFNEPDQKPEENASLPVPNSLRCELLLALKTQWPFDPEFWDWKTLKCNCLALMGEEAAIVSSIDTLNDTDEQEMENLLGKVPEYRDLEDFLLTTTNELNEITDEKEKNREVKKLREQGFVSARFRNWRAYMQYCVLCDKEFLGHRIVRHAQKHFKDGVYLCPICADSFESREVLEPHVASHVKQSCKERLAAMKAAGKVPKPPLSPKSPSKNINVVRAKVSPVKTESQMGQPETTVPVKTEPATSDTTLSHDCFCPVKNCSKAFKFFRNLMAHVRSHKNDEEAMRFLEIQKQKVICQYCRRQFVNVRHLNDHLQMHCGSKPYICIQLDCKANFNSNSELLMHRKTHSEFKAQCMFPNCGQVFSEAYLLYDHEAQHYLTFTCQFNNCGRIFFTHPDLLSHQATHGANGSMNTVSMPNQNTSVAPQGEPVQVVCTEDTHSASVGFDPVYTNASVEASTASQYRAGEGTAALEVRGEHSMTNSLKSMGDLNCKDPENTAVQQSNPCLAEAEVASEGHQMEATTEAALVQVEPNVSQAKQTLLVPKLEVVPEAQVGPEGRHIDYRVADQCVITVGPPPNAVNPMANEVGERHNGFPRTYCQETVPQIMTPAQIKTEVHPSLQGYPASGPIVQESDENLHCCPNNECTRAYSTNKSLSRHVKKQHPEIFEDWKLAKKYNKVAKMSNKKMPGGPALPSQPESPANMLPKHTGQICNKPAIEQMTYPSGCSASPGPNYPGPMDPVPITPMVNPTLYPSWGGQHNPGALMQPEMSQSWSSAPMSNCYPSGYNMNEYPPRNYSQWPADPYHTSAALPQPERDLSMAPLHGPHGSHTPSDSSLMSQYLSSSLMLDNGAQMHNGGHSYGHMLSPLSQEGSRDSVEVRKTSASVTEEMNSDSCVSTTPGLPEGSYNTQYAQSENTQSSAVEPPMKCPEAQDGTKLATELIKTESVASPAYEQMDNAVEGTMSPHGIVPPDYHFEGECTNSECKASPADEKCDDSDFQKEKTSKLTKRAKWPAIIKEGKVICRRCFREFTSTKSLGGHLSKRSQCRPLDEIDLTADLPTSFLDFLNDPHVPDTNGVMYNASNGDFPQDSNSLTTLSSPMALKQEPQHCSIMPFPNFANTPVNQRPRNMTHPGHDSSMEMSHSFDRMGPVEATGQKIPNNLPLDQSCDTPKTVKSKAMSKGSKLSEKVPKPFKCDQDSCEYSFMTKEALFKHLRKMHDFTDEMIEELKRTPSKLAPYPCQICPKTFTRTTGLRIHYEKVHRLDKAEMQRLRISARHRRAFRLNKEETNNNHAADAKPASGTLSSPTLHTIKQEPPDTTYVQQVDNENNPTHMTTETVNDVALHAVPIVATAHTHQAQATDIPCGVPVPPDVASQIHRSPEVKERAIVKEKRSPGTPKKLKGGLDTPMSKPKEQGPHTPNASASISPEGPSSSKSSPSKDEFQKKEKVQKRLKMCDMDNPYSPYRPYRCVHEGCTAAFTIQQNLILHYRAMHQASLPLCKTDSDPEHKEGTHEQEGVQCIEKDDEVRCQVKNCSRVFMGITRLVQHYLLLHKFTRDKATTMMSSMMIGTFNCDRPECTLSFTSVDSYIEHIKNYHMEIAISESGSVDQTFRCQYEGCERIYSTKSNLLRHLIKKHNYVYDPKASDGRRNKSAGLFPAVTNGKENVESKLKLKKKTIKKKDCKSIEHWTNFGKPALKSHEDASVICTKKTVLQYPCMIVGCDTVEPTERNIFKHYTTHGLTERCIEDQRSQFIFCKKYSRARCKDVSKSEGVSPEKVDSEQMMNSEEQQDAEETLNKSGQETNESNESQTEGSVLSQTSTLDGGPRRGRPKKPVQPTPACPRRLKTLRNRLTVNSGEDSNPDIPSPPEQQQTEVAPASSDPPELEDSPLESFETSEPTQSTKRKLDDKSSVDSPSKKPQMQKCAAKAGGRIKKKDELEDFQNHVDFRNPLNLTSGSNVKIVMDKKLSEGADQLLKQLQDMKPKVVIKRCLLSGS; encoded by the exons ATGGCGGAGGGGGAGACAGAGAAGGAATATGACACACGGCGAGCTAACGACGAGCTCCGAGAACGCTTCCAGGCGCTGAGCACAACTCTGAAGGAAAGCTCACAACCTCCGCTGGAAGCCTCGCTGCGTTTCTGCCAAGACTTTTGCCAG GTTCTTGTGGAACATGCTGGCCGTTGGAAAACTGACGAAGATCCGCTGCCGCTGCTGGAGGTTTACACTGCAGCCATTCTCAGCTTCGCCCAtgcctcctcctgtctctcctccgaATGTGAAAATGTTCCACTCCTACTTGAAAAGTTAGCACT GAGCTGTGCAGAGCTGGTGCTCTTGCTGCCCCAACAGGTTCCGGGTGCCTTATGGGAGGAATTTCAATCCTCCATCAAG TCGGCACAAAGCCTTTTGCAGGAAAGTGGGAGCATGAAACTTTGCTTGCTGTCAGTTTTGGCTCAGCAGAATGGTGCCTGGTCAAACCCCACGCTATGCGACATCTTGTCCAACTCGGACCCTCAACCTGAAAAAG ttcacgAGTACCTGGAAATGGAAGGTCCCACGCTTCTCAAAATGCGAATAAAGCACCTTATTAAAATGGACAGTCCAGACAAGGCAGCACTCCTTGCAAAGACATGCTCAGATTATGCAGGGTATGAAGGAAAGGGGACCTTCAAAGCAACCTTCTTGCTCTGCATCTGCATGTCAAAAAGTCAAGAGGAACTAATGGATGAG ATCTCTTCCATAGACTGCAAAGATGCACTTGAGATGATTTGTAATCTGGAGTCGGACGGAGACGAAAAAGGAGCACTCTGTTTATGTTCAGCCTTCCTCAAGCGGCAACTTCTCCAAGGGGAAGTTTATTGTGCCTG GGAACTCACACTGTTCTGGAGTAAGCTACTCATGCGTATAGAGACGCCAGCAGATTCATTTCTTAAACACTGCAAAGAGATGGCTCTCCTCTGCAGGAGTGTCTGTCACATCCTGTTTCTTATCAAAGTCATTCAAAACGAG ATTGGTGAAGTGGGGCTTCCAGTGTGTGTGGAAATGTGCATCCAAGCCCTAAAAATGACCTCAAGTGACCATAAAGATAGCAAGTCCACTATCTGCAAGACAATTTATTGCCTCTTGCCAACTGATCTGGAAGTTAAAAGAGCATGCCAGTTGACCGAATTCCTCCTCCAGCCAACAGTGGACTCCTATTACGCCGTCGAGTCACTGTTCAACGAGCCCGACCAGAAGCCAGAGGAAAACGCCAGTCTGCCCGTACCCAACTCCTTACGCTGTGAGTTACTTCTGGCCTTGAAAACACAGTGGCCTTTTGATCCTGAATTCTGGGACTGGAAAACACTGAAATGTAACTGCTTGGCGCTAATGGGCGAGGAGGCGGCTATCGTTTCATCCATTGACACACTAAATGATACAGATGAGCAAGAAATGGAAAATCTACTTGGTAAGGTCCCGGAGTACAGAGACCTGGAGGATTTCCTGCTAACCACTACAAACGAACtcaatgaaatcacagatgaaaaagaaaaaaatcgaGAGGTCAAAAAGCTCCGAGAGCAGGGTTTTGTGTCTGCTCGTTTCAGAAATTGGCGAGCTTACATGCAGTATTGTGTTTTATGCGACAAGGAGTTCTTAGGTCATAGGATTGTCCGTCATGCTCAGAAGCATTTTAAAGATGGAGTGTACCTCTGTCCCATTTGTGCTGACAGTTTTGAGAGCAGAGAGGTTTTAGAGCCCCATGTAGCATCACATGTAAAGCAATCATGTAAAGAGAGGCTCGCTGCCATGAAAGCTGCTGGGAAAGTGCCAAAACCACCGTTGTCTCCGAAAAGTCCATCGAAAAACATCAATGTTGTCAGGGCAAAGGTTAGTCCCGTGAAAACTGAATCTCAAATGGGCCAGCCCGAAACCACAGTTCCTGTGAAGACAGAACCAGCTACTTCAGACACAACGCTAAGTCACGACTGCTTCTGCCCTGTTAAAAACTGCTCGAAAGCTTTCAAGTTTTTCCGCAATCTCATGGCTCACGTTCGATCGCACAAGAACGACGAAGAAGCGATGAGGTTTTTAGAAATACAAAAGCAAAAGGTTATTTGCCAGTATTGCCGGCGGCAGTTTGTTAACGTCAGACACCTCAACGATCATTTGCAGATGCACTGTGGCAGCAAACCTTATATCTGCATACAGTTGGATTGCAAGGCAAACTTTAATTCTAATTCTGAGCTTCTCATGCACAGAAAAACTCATTCAGAGTTCAAGGCACAGTGCATGTTCCCCAACTGTGGTCAAGTTTTCAGTGAAGCCTATCTTTTGTATGATCACGAGGCTCAGCATTATCTGACCTTCACCTGCCAGTTCAACAACTGTGGCAGGATATTTTTCACACACCCAGATTTATTGTCTCACCAAGCGACTCATGGTGCCAATGGTTCCATGAACACAGTTTCCATGCCAAATCAAAACACGAGTGTTGCGCCGCAAGGAGAACCTGTACAGGTTGTGTGCACCGAAGATACTCACTCAGCCTCTGTTGGCTTTGACCCAGTCTACACTAATGCCTCTGTAGAGGCCTCGACTGCATCACAATATAGAGCAGGAGAGGGTACTGCAGCACTTGAAGTGAGAGGAGAACATTCAATGACTAACAGTCTGAAATCAATGGGTGATTTGAATTGTAAGGATCCAGAAAATACTGCAGTTCAGCAGTCAAATCCCTGTTTAGCAGAAGCTGAAGTTGCATCTGAGGGTCATCAGATGGAAGCAACAACAGAGGCAGCACTAGTTCAAGTGGAACCAAATGTTTCACAGGCAAAACAAACTCTACTCGTGCCTAAGCTCGAAGTTGTTCCAGAGGCCCAAGTTGGACCAGAGGGTAGACATATTGACTATCGTGTTGCAGATCAGTGTGTGATTACTGTTGGTCCTCCTCCTAATGCCGTAAATCCAATGGCAAATGAAGTGGGAGAAAGGCATAATGGATTTCCTAGGACATATTGCCAAGAGACAGTGCCACAAATAATGACTCCAGCTCAAATCAAGACAGAAGTCCACCCTTCACTGCAAGGCTATCCAGCGAGTGGACCCATAGTACAGGAGAGTGACGAGAACCTTCATTGTTGCCCAAACAATGAGTGCACAAGGGCATACAGCACCAACAAAAGCCTGTCCAGACATGTTAAAAAGCAGCACCCTGAGATATTCGAAGATTGGAAACTGGCGAAGAAATATAACAAAGTGGCCAAGATGTCCAACAAAAAAATGCCAGGGGGACCTGCTTTGCCCAGTCAGCCCGAGAGCCCAGCAAATATGTTGCCAAAACATACCGGGCAAATATGCAACAAACCTGCGATAGAGCAAATGACTTACCCATCCGGATGCTCTGCATCACCTGGCCCGAATTACCCGGGCCCAATGGATCCTGTCCCTATCACTCCAATGGTAAACCCCACTCTGTACCCATCATGGGGCGGCCAACACAATCCAGGCGCTCTAATGCAGCCGGAAATGTCCCAGTCATGGTCTTCAGCTCCGATGAGCAATTGCTACCCCAGTGGTTACAACATGAACGAATACCCTCCCCGCAACTATTCTCAGTGGCCTGCAGATCCTTATCACACATCTGCAGCTCTTCCACAACCTGAACGAGATCTTTCAATGGCGCCTCTGCATGGCCCCCATGGCTCTCACACTCCCTCAGATTCAAGTTTGATGTCTCAATATCTGTCCAGTTCGCTGATGCTAGACAATGGAGCACAAATGCATAATGGAGGACATTCATATGGGCATATGCTGTCGCCACTCTCTCAGGAAGGCAGCAGAGACAGTGTAGAAGTGAGAAAGACTAGTGCCAGCGTCACTGAAGAGATGAATAGTGATAGCTGCGTCTCAACAACCCCTGGCCTACCTGAAGGAAGTTACAATACTCAATATGCTCAGAGTGAAAACACTCAGAGCTCAGCCGTTGAGCCGCCCATGAAATGTCCTGAAGCCCAAGATGGGACCAAATTGGCAACTGAGTTAATTAAAACAGAAAGTGTTGCTTCTCCTGCTTATGAACAGATGGACAACGCTGTCGAAGGCACAATGAGTCCCCACGGAATCGTTCCTCCAGATTATCATTTTGAGGGTGAGTGTACGAATTCTGAGTGCAAGGCTTCACCCGCTGACGAAAAATGCGATGACTCAGACTTTCAAAAAGAGAAGACAAGCAAGTTGACCAAGCGAGCTAAATGGCCAGCAATCATTAAAGAGGGCAAGGTTATTTGTAGGAGATGCTTCCGAGAATTCACAAGCACAAAATCTTTAGGAGGTCACCTGTCGAAACGCTCGCAGTGCAGGCCACTAGATGAAATTGACCTAACTGCTGATTTGCcaacgtcttttctggatttCCTAAATGACCCACATGTGCCGGACACCAATGGAGTGATGTACAACGCTTCAAACGGTGATTTCCCCCAGGACTCTAATAGCCTGACGACTTTGTCCTCACCAATGGCACTGAAACAGGAACCCCAACACTGCAGCATCATGCCATTCCCCAACTTTGCCAATACCCCTGTGAATCAAAGACCAAGGAATATGACTCACCCTGGTCATGACAGTTCAATGGAAATGTCACATTCGTTTGACAGGATGGGTCCAGTAGAGGCGACTGGACAGAAAATTCCTAACAACTTGCCGTTGGATCAAAGTTGTGACACCCCAAAAACCGTAAAAAGCAAGGCGATGAGTAAAGGCAGTAAGCTTTCTGAAAAAGTACCTAAACCGTTTAAATGTGACCAAGACAGCTGTGAGTACTCGTTCATGACCAAGGAGGCGTTATTCAAGCATCTGCGTAAAATGCACGATTTCACTGATGAGATGATTGAAGAGCTCAAAAGGACCCCATCCAAGCTGGCGCCATATCCTTGCCAAATCTGCCCCAAAACATTCACAAGAACCACAGGGCTGCGGATTCACTATGAAAAGGTCCATCGTCTGGATAAGGCTGAAATGCAGAGGCTTAGAATAAGTGCCAGACATCGACGGGCGTTTAGACTTAACAAGGAGGAGACAAATAACAACCACGCCGCTGATGCCAAGCCTGCTAGTGGGACGCTATCTTCACCGACACTACATACCATCAAGCAAGAACCACCTGATACGACCTATGTGCAACAGGTAGATAACGAAAATAATCCAACCCATATGACTACAGAGACAGTTAATGATGTGGCACTTCATGCAGTACCGATCGTGgcaactgcacacacacatcaagcTCAAGCAACAGACATTCCCTGTGGAGTACCTGTTCCTCCTGACGTGGCTTCCCAAATACACAGAAGTCCTGAAGTGAAAGAGAGGGCCATTGTCAAAGAAAAGCGCAGTCCGGGGACACCAAAAAAGCTAAAGGGAGGCTTGGACACACCGATGAGCAAACCGAAGGAGCAAGGGCCACACACTCCAAATGCGTCTGCCTCCATCTCCCCAGAGGGACCTAGCAGCTCCAAAAGCTCACCATCAAAAGATGAGTTCCAAAAGAAGGAAAAGGTTCAGAAAAGACTCAAAATGTGTGACATGGATAACCCTTACAGTCCGTACAGGCCGTATCGCTGTGTTCATGAAGGGTGCACTGCTGCCTTCACGATCCAACAGAATCTGATTCTCCATTACAGGGCCATGCACCAGGCCTCCCTGCCCTTGTGCAAAACGGATTCTGACCCTGAGCATAAGGAGGGTACCCACGAACAAGAGGGCGTTCAGTGCATTGAAAAAGATGACGAAGTCAGGTGTCAAGTTAAAAACTGCTCGAGAGTGTTCATGGGAATCACTCGACTCGTGCAACACTATCTGCTGCTGCACAAGTTTACTCGCGACAAAGCCACCACCATGATGTCCAGCATGATGATAGGGACGTTCAACTGTGACAGACCAGAGTGCACACTTTCATTCACCTCTGTGGATAGCTACATTGAGCACATCAAAAATTACCACATGGAAATCGCCATCTCGGAGAGTGGCTCGGTGGATCAGACATTCAGGTGCCAGTATGAAGGGTGCGAGCGCATTTATTCCACCAAGTCAAACCTCCTACGCCACTTAATTAAAAAGCATAACTACGTTTATGATCCTAAAGCGAGTGACGGAAGGAGAAATAAGTCCGCCGGACTTTTCCCAGCCGTGACTAACGGAAAAGAAAACGTTGAAAGcaaactgaaattgaaaaagaaGACCATCAAAAAGAAAGATTGCAAATCCATCGAACATTGGACAAATTTTGGAAAGCCGGCGCTGAAATCCCATGAAGACGCATCAGTCATTTGCACAAAAAAGACTGTTCTTCAATACCCGTGCATGATCGTAGGCTGCGACACGGTCGAGCCGACCGAGAGAAATATTTTTAAGCATTACACCACTCATGGCCTCACTGAACGATGCATCGAAGACCAGAGGAGCCAgtttatattttgcaaaaaGTACTCGCGTGCTAGATGCAAAGATGTGAGCAAATCGGAGGGTGTGTCCCCAGAGAAGGTCGACTCTGAGCAAATGATGAactctgaggagcagcaggacgcTGAGGAGACGTTAAACAAGAGCGGACAAGAGACCAATGAGTCCAATGAGTCACAGACTGAAGGCAGTGTATTATCCCAAACTTCCACACTCGATGGGGGACCGAGGAGAGGTCGTCCGAAAAAGCCTGTGCAGCCGACACCAGCCTGTCCGAGACGGCTGAAGACTCTGAGGAACCGTTTGACTGTTAACTCAGGAGAAGATTCCAATCCTGATATTCCTAGTCCTCCAGAGCAGCAACAGACCGAGGTCGCACCAGCATCTTCGGACCCTCCGGAACTTGAGGATTCTCCCCTTGAAAGCTTTGAAACCTCAGAACCGACTCAGTCAACCAAACGCAAATTGGATGATAAATCTAGCGTAGATTCGCCTTCCAAAAAGCCACAGATGCAGAAGTGCGCAGCCAAAGCGGGAGgtaggataaaaaaaaaagacgaactTGAAGATTTCCAGAATCACGTGGACTTCAGAAATCCACTTAATCTCACGTCCGGGAGTAACGTCAAGATTGTTATGGATAAGAAATTGTCAGAAGGTGCTGATCAGttgctgaagcagctgcaagataTGAAACCCAAAGTCGTAATAAAACGGTGTCTTCTTAGTGGATCGTAA